TTTGAAAATATGATAAATGAGGGAAGTTGTTGTAGTCTTCCCGTTAGAACCTGTAATACAGATCATTTTGGCATCAGTATAGCGTCCGGCAAACTCAATCTCAGAGATCACCGGTGTGTTTTGAGCTTTCAGTTTCAGGATGATCGGAGCATCATTCGGGATACCGGGGCTTTTGATAACCTCGTCGGCATTCAGAATGAGTTCTTCGGTATGGTGTCCTTCTTCCCAGTCAATCTGATGGCTGTCGAGAAGTTCCTTATACTTGTCCTTGATGGCGGACATGTCCGAAACAAACGTCTCAAATCCTTTGACTTTTGCGAGTACGGCTGCACCTGCGCCGCTTTCGCCGGCTCCTAAAATTACAATTCTTTTCATCTATAATAATGTGCTCTTGTTTTCTAATCAACTGATTTATCTATTAGCTGCGCACATCTTTTAAAAGTTAATAATCGGGTTAATGCTCTCTATGTTTTATCTTATTTTTAATGTTATAATTGTTATTGCCGCCAATACAATCGTTACAATCCAGAAACGGACGGTAATCTTTGATTCGTGAAACAGCTGGTCGGGCTTGGTGAATTTCACCGTACATCCCGGCTCGATCAGGCTCATCGAGGTACGGAAATGATCGTGAATCGGTGTGCGCTTGAACAAACGCTGCTTTACACCTTTCCGCTTTCCTGCCTTGTAATAAGCCCGTTGCAGGATTACCGACAGATTCTCTACCAGGAATACACCGCAAAGAATCGGTATCAGCAACTCTTTGTGGATGATGATGGCGAACACTGCGATGATACCGCCAATGGTGAGGCTGCCTGTATCTCCCATAAATACTTGTGCCGGATAAGCGTTGTACCATAAGAAACCGATGAGCGCACCGATGAAGGCACAGATATAGATTACCAGTTCTTCCGACCCTGGAATATACATGATGTTCAGATAGCTTGCAAACTCGATATGTGACGATACATACGCCAATATCCCCAACGTTGCGCCGATAATGGCCGAGTTCCCGGCTGCCATTCCGTCCATACCGTCATTCAGGTTGGCGCCGTTTGATACGGCGGTAACCACGATGATTGTAACGATGACGAACAAAATCCATCCGGCTGTTTGCGCATGCTCGCCCATGAAAGAAACCAAATCGGCATAATCAAGGTTGTTGCTCTTGAAAAAAGGAATCGTTGTTTGGGTCGATTTTAAGTCATTGGTTCCGTGTATCACTTCCATCTCCTGTCCCGGATTATGAACTTCGATATTCTCACGGATCACTACGTCCGGGCTTAGATATAAGGTCATTCCGACAATTAATCCCAAACCTACCTGACCGATAATCTTGAACTTGCCATGCAAACCTTCCTTGTCTTTTTTAAAGATCTTGATATAGTCGTCTGCGAATCCGAGCGATCCCAACCATACGGTGGTTATCAACATCAGTATCATATATATATTATGCAGTTTACCTAACAACAGACAAGGAATCAGGATGGCTACGATGATAATGACCCCTCCCATGCTCGGCACGCCTACTTTGTTGACACCGAACGGGTCTGTTTTAGCATCACGCTGCGTTTCTGTGATTTGCTTCCTTTTGAGTAGGTTGATGAACTTGTCTCCCCAGATACTTGAAATAAGTAACGCGAGGATCACCGCCATCAAAGCACGGAATGAAGTATATCCGAACATTCCTGCTCCTGGAAAATTGAGCTTTTGCAGCCATTCAAATAGATAGTATAACATAAATAATTTGCCAATTTATTGATGTGTTGCTATGTCGCTTCTGCCGGATGAATACCGGAACCAGTCGGCATATTAGCACAATCTATTCATTATTTAAAAATTTCTTTGAGTACTTCTTTATCGTCAAAATGATGTTTTACTCCTTTTATCTCCTGATAATTCTCGTGTCCTTTCCCGGCAACGAGGATTACATCTCCTTTTTCTGCCAGCATGCAAGCTGTGCGAATCGCTTCTTTACGGTCGGCAATGCTTAGCGTTTTCTTCATGTCCTCCGCATCCAGTCCGGTGAGCATATCGTTGATGATATCTTGCGGCTCTTCGAAGCGCGGATTGTCTGAAGTGATGATGACGCGGTCGCTGGCTTTGGCAGCTTCCTTTGCCATGATGGGACGTTTACCCTTGTCGCGGTTGCCGCCGGCACCCACCACTGTAATCACTTTGCCTTTTCCTTCAAGCACTCCATGTATGGCATTCAATACATTAATAAGAGCATCCGGAGTATGTGCATAATCTACAATTGCTGTAACTCCCTGCGGCGAACGCACTGCATCGAAACGTCCGGCTACCGGATGAAGCGTGCTAAGTGCCACAAGCACCTCTTCTTCTTTCTTGCCCAACAGAACGGCTGCCCCGAATACTGCCAGCAAATTGGAAGCATTGAACTTACCGATGAATTGAACTGCCAACTCATGGTTGTTGAAGTCGAGCAACATTCCTTCAAAATGAGACTCCAATACCCGTCCTTTAAAGTCACAAAGGCTTCTTAATGAATAAGTATAGATCTTAGAACGTGTATTCTGTGTCATCACCAGTCCGTTCTTATCGTCCAGATTGGTCAGGCTGAATGCGCTTTTCGGCAGATCGTCAAAGAACTTCTTCTTTGCTTTCAGATAATTCTCTACTGTTTTATGATAGTCGAGATGGTCGCGGGTCAGATTGGTAAAGATTCCTCCTGCATACTTTAATCCGCTGATACGTTTCTGTGCAATGGAGTGTGAACTGACTTCCATGAAAACATATTTGCATCCTTCGTCCGCCATTCGTCCCAATAGACGGTTCAATGTGATAGGATCGGGTGTGGTATGCTCTGTCGGGATCGGTTCATCGTCGATATAATTGCAAACGGTAGAAATCAATCCTACCTTATATCCGAAATAACGGAATGTATTATATAATAAGGTGGCGATTGTTGTTTTTCCGTTCGTTCCGGTAACACCAACCAATTCCATCTTGGAAGTGGGGTCGCCGTAAAAAGTAGTAGCAATCTTTCCTACTGCATCTTCACTGTCTTTTACTTGTATATAAGTGATCCCCGCAACAGGCTTTTCCGGCATATCCTCACAAAGGATAGCGGTTGCTCCTTTCGCTATGGCGGCAGGTATGTAGGCGTGCCCGTCGGCTTGTGTGCCACGCATTGCCATGAACAGTTGGCCGGCTTCCACTAGACGGGAGTCAATATTGACTCCGGTGATTTCTATGTCTGAATCTCCGGTTACCTCTACCGGTTGGATCGCTTTCAGTAACTCCTTTAATAACATCACTCTATTTATTTTTTAATCTTTAATTTTCTTATTTTAGCGTCAGCGTCACTGTTTGTCCCTTTTTTACGATGGTTCCGTTGGCTATCGACTGGCTTTTTACTTTACCCACTCCGATCA
The Bacteroides caecimuris DNA segment above includes these coding regions:
- the mraY gene encoding phospho-N-acetylmuramoyl-pentapeptide-transferase; this translates as MLYYLFEWLQKLNFPGAGMFGYTSFRALMAVILALLISSIWGDKFINLLKRKQITETQRDAKTDPFGVNKVGVPSMGGVIIIVAILIPCLLLGKLHNIYMILMLITTVWLGSLGFADDYIKIFKKDKEGLHGKFKIIGQVGLGLIVGMTLYLSPDVVIRENIEVHNPGQEMEVIHGTNDLKSTQTTIPFFKSNNLDYADLVSFMGEHAQTAGWILFVIVTIIVVTAVSNGANLNDGMDGMAAGNSAIIGATLGILAYVSSHIEFASYLNIMYIPGSEELVIYICAFIGALIGFLWYNAYPAQVFMGDTGSLTIGGIIAVFAIIIHKELLIPILCGVFLVENLSVILQRAYYKAGKRKGVKQRLFKRTPIHDHFRTSMSLIEPGCTVKFTKPDQLFHESKITVRFWIVTIVLAAITIITLKIR
- a CDS encoding UDP-N-acetylmuramoyl-L-alanyl-D-glutamate--2,6-diaminopimelate ligase, whose product is MLLKELLKAIQPVEVTGDSDIEITGVNIDSRLVEAGQLFMAMRGTQADGHAYIPAAIAKGATAILCEDMPEKPVAGITYIQVKDSEDAVGKIATTFYGDPTSKMELVGVTGTNGKTTIATLLYNTFRYFGYKVGLISTVCNYIDDEPIPTEHTTPDPITLNRLLGRMADEGCKYVFMEVSSHSIAQKRISGLKYAGGIFTNLTRDHLDYHKTVENYLKAKKKFFDDLPKSAFSLTNLDDKNGLVMTQNTRSKIYTYSLRSLCDFKGRVLESHFEGMLLDFNNHELAVQFIGKFNASNLLAVFGAAVLLGKKEEEVLVALSTLHPVAGRFDAVRSPQGVTAIVDYAHTPDALINVLNAIHGVLEGKGKVITVVGAGGNRDKGKRPIMAKEAAKASDRVIITSDNPRFEEPQDIINDMLTGLDAEDMKKTLSIADRKEAIRTACMLAEKGDVILVAGKGHENYQEIKGVKHHFDDKEVLKEIFK